A genome region from Gossypium hirsutum isolate 1008001.06 chromosome A04, Gossypium_hirsutum_v2.1, whole genome shotgun sequence includes the following:
- the LOC107896993 gene encoding lysine-specific demethylase JMJ25, with protein MSYPLEIVFPNPISPPPFFFSNPKSRHQATSVLHRSTSGLPPVLHPVPVPENQGFVYSRIANKFVFKDEHEVADTNIKLQKLLYLLHEILPLLRHIQQEQHAELEVEASIHGVQLTEQDIMVSVIDDDDRVYCDNCNTSIVNFHRSCPDCLYDLCISCCHELRKGSQPGGNEAKSSHQLSAKRVNSRAMGSDDQIPAVAARNDWRAEEDGRIPCPPNGKGGCGRETLSLRRLFETNSVEQLIQSAEELTINFQLPDIEFSQGCSLCQTTCSAGNEAKNFEVRQAAHREKSHDNFVYCPNVMQLEDNSIQHFQTHWMRGEPVIVRNVLEKSSGLSWEPLVMWRAFIGAKMILKEEAKRVKAIDCLDWCEVLFWIRSIEKFGFKNFLRVEDIDTFMWCNIMHLDNVVIMWCTTNYVFG; from the exons atgtcttaccccttagaaatcg TCTTCCCTAACCCTATCTCCCCTCctccattttttttctcaaatccaaAATCAAGGCATCAAGCTACCTCCGTCCTCCATCGATCCACCTCCGGTCTACCTCCGGTCCTCCACCCAGTTCCAGTTCCAGAAAATCAAGGGTTTGTTTATTCCCGAATCGCCAACAAATTCGTATTTAAG GATGAGCATGAGGTAGCAGATACAAATATTAAACTGCAGAAGTTGCTTTATTTGCTACATGAAATTCTGCCTCTGCTTCGACATATACAACAGGAGCAACATGCTGAACTAGAGGTGGAAGCCAGTATACATG GTGTGCAATTGACAGAACAGGACATAATGGTATCAGTGATAGATGATGATGATCGAGTGTATTG TGACAATTGCAATACATCCATTGTCAATTTCCATAGAAGCTGCCCTGATTGTTTATATGATCTATGTATATCATGCTGTCATGAACTTAGAAAAGGGTCTCAGCCTGGAGGGAATGAAGCAAAATCTTCTCACCAGCTGTCTgctaaaagagtaaatagtcgaGCTATGGGTTCAGATGACCAGATTCCTGCAGTGGCAGCAAGAAATGATTGGAGAGCTGAGGAAGATGGTAGGATTCCTTGTCCTCCAAATGGAAAGGGTGGTTGTGGTCGTGAGACACTTTCACTGAGACGCTTATTTGAAACTAATTCAGTTGAGCAACTGATTCAGAGTGCTGAGGAGCTCACCATTAATTTTCAGTTACCTGATATCGAGTTTTCTCAAGGCTGTTCTTTGTGTCAAACCACCTGCTCTGCAGGAAATGAAGCAAAAAACTTTGAAGTAAGGCAGGCAGCTCATAGAGAGAAAAGTCATGACAATTTTGTGTACTGCCCGAATGTAATGCAGTTGGAAGACAATAGCATTCAGCATTTTCAAACTCATTGGATGCGAGGTGAACCTGTTATTGTTAGAAATGTCCTTGAAAAAAGTTCTGGTCTTAGTTGGGAACCATTGGTTATGTGGAGAGCTTTTATAGGTGCAAAAATGATATTAAAAGAGGAGGCTAAGAGGGTTAAAGCAATTGATTGCTTGGACTGGTGTGAGGTACTTTTTTGGAtaagaagcatagaaaaatttggcttcaaaaattttctcagggttgaagatattgatacttttatgtggtgtaatattatgcacttggacaatgttgttattatgtggtgtactactaattatgtatttggataa